TACGTATCTTAGGTATAATAGATATAGGTTTTCGACTACGTGATCGCATTTCAAAAGAATAAAAAAGGAACAGGAATAAGGTGTAGGAGTTGAATTCCATGCCAGATATGCAAAATAAACCAAAACTGAGCGGGCACTTATGGATGATTTATATTTTGTCTGTCGTTTTGCTCGGGTTTATTTGGTACTTTCAATGGATAATTGGTCTTATCATGACTATTATTCTTATTGGATCATTTTATTATAGTATACGAACGGAAAAGTCATTGATGAATCAGACAGAAGAATATATATCAACGCTTTCACACCGTGTTAGAAAAGTGGGTGAGGAAGCGTTATTAGAGATGCCGATTGGGATTGTCCTATTCAATGAAGCGTATTATATAGAATGGGCCAACCCATATATGAATCGATTCGCGGCCGAAGATACCTTAGTTGGCAAATCACTAAACTTACTGTCAGAGGAATTAATTCCAATGATAAAAGAAAATAAAAGTGAAATATGGTTTCAACTTGAGGGTTATGAATTTCAAACCTCCATTAAAAAGGAGGAACGTTTGCTTTATTTATTTGACCGGACAACGCAGACTGAAATTCAACAACTGTACCACAATGAACAAACAACGCTTTCGATTATTTTTCTAGACAACTATGAAGAAATCACCCAAAACATGGATGATACAATTAAGAGCCAATTGAATTCAAAAGTAACGTCTATTCTGAATAACTGGGCACATGAAAATGGCATGTATTTGAAACGAACGTCACAGGAAAGGTTTGTAGCTGTTGGTACAAAGGAAATTCTAGATCAACTTGAGAAATCGAAATTTGATATTCTGGATGAAGTACGGGAATTGAATGCTGAACAGAATATTCCTCTCACCCTTAGTATTGGTATTGGTCTAGGAAGTCTGGACCTGCCGTCACTTGGAGAATTAGCACAATCAAGTCTGGATTTGGCATTAGGGCGTGGCGGTGACCAGGTTGCAATTAAAGATGATACGGGTAAGGTCAGGTTTTACGGTGGTAAAACCAATCCGATGGAAAAACGTACACGTGTCAGAGCAAGGGTTATTTCACATGCTTTGAAGGAATTAGTCAAAGAGAGTGATAATGTTATAATTATGGGGCACAAATCACCAGATATGGATTCAATAGGTGCAGCGATTGGAATTTTAAACATAGCCAAAACAAATGGTGTGGATGGCTACATTGTTTTTGATCCGGATGATGTAAGTACTGGTGTTTATCGGTTAGTAGATGCAATTCGGGAAGAAGAGAGTCTTTGGCAGCATTTTGTTAATCCTGAAGAGGCGGAAAGTATTATTACAAGCCGCAGCTTGGTTGTGGTGGTTGACACTCACAAACCTGCTCTCGTATCAAATGAACGACTTTTAAATAAAACGGAATATAAAGTAGTAATCGATCACCACCGCCGTGCTGAAGAATTCATTGAAAACCCAACGTTGGTATATATGGAACCATATGCGTCTTCAACGGCAGAGCTGGTTACAGAACTGCTTGAATACCAGCCGAAAACCCTAAAGTTAAAGATGCTAGAGGCAACGGCACTGCTGGCTGGAATAATCGTTGATACAAAAAGCTTCACATTGCGTACGGGGTCTCGTACGTTTGATGCGGCTTCCTATTTACGGTCAAAAGGTGCGGACACAATCTTGGTACAGCAATTTATGAAAGAAGATCTGGATGTATTTATAAAACGCAGTAAACTGATAGAGCGTGCTAAGGTGTACCATGATTCCATTGCAATTTCAAAAGGCCAACATGGCGAAGAATACGGCCAAGTATTAATTGCCCAGGCTGCTGATACATTATTGACTATGAGTGGTATAAACGCATCATTTGTCATATCTGAGCGAAGTGATGGTAAAATTGGGATAAGTGCTAGGTCGCTTGGGGACGTCAACGTGCAAGTCATTATGGAAGGAATGAACGGCGGAGGTCATTTAACCAATGCGGCAACACAAATTGAAGATACAACAATAGAGGATGCGGAATTGTTGTTAAGGGATATACTTGATGAGTATTTAGAAGGAGGAGACACACAATGAAAGTAATTTTCTTAAAAGACGTAAAAGGTAAAGGAAAAAAAGGCGATGTTAAGAATGTCTCTGATGGTTACGCTAGAAACTATTTATTAAAAAATAAACTGGCTGAGGAAGCTAATGCGGGTAATATGAAAGCATTGGAAGCAAAACAACGTAAAGAAGATCAGCAGGAACAAGAAGAAAAAGAAGAAGCAATTGCTTTGAAGGATAAGTTGGCTGATCTAACAGTTGAGTTAAAAGCAAAATCAGGGGATGGCGGCCGCCTGTTCGGATCCATTACTAGTAAGCAAATCGCAGAATCCCTAGAAAAAAATTACGGATATAAAATTGATAAACGAAAAATAGAACTTGACCAGCCAATTCGTGCACTTGGTTATACAACAGTGCCTGTTAAAATTATTCCTGAGGTATCTGGTTCCATTAAAGTGCACGTATCTGAACAATAAGTAAACACTTTTACTGCTTACTCTAATTGTTTAAGAGTAAGCTTTTCTTTTAACTATACCTCGAAACGAGGGGGAATTAAGATGAGTGACACATGGAATGATCGTACACCGCCACATAATATAGAAGCCGAACAAGCGGTAATTGGTGCTATTTTTCTAGAACCAGAAGCGTTTTCCAGTGCATCCGAACTTTTATTGCCGGAGGACTTTTACCGGGCTAGCCACCAACGGATTTATGAAACAATGATGAGGCTTTCAGATAAGGGTGAACCAATAGACTTAGTTACGGTCACAACAGCCCTATCGAATGCTAAAACACTGGATGAAGTGGGCGGGGTATCGTACTTAACTGATATTGCTGGCAGTGTACCAACCGCTGCTAACATTGGATATTACAGCAAAATTGTCGAGGAAAAGTCGGTATTGCGAAGATTAATCCGAACAGCAACTGATATTGTAACATCTGGTTTTTCTAAGGAAGATGAGATAGAGGATGTTTTGAATGATGCGGAAAAAAATATTCTCGAGGTATCCCATCGTAAAAATTCAGGAGCATTCCAAGCAATTAAAGATGTTTTAATTGATGTATACGATAATATAGAAAAGTTACATCATCAGGATGCTGATTTAACAGGTGTGCCTTCAGGTTTCCGGGACTTGGACCGTCTTACATCAGGCTTTCAGCGAAATGATTTGATCATTATCGCTGCCCGTCCCTCTGTTGGTAAAACGGCATTTGCCTTAAACATCGCGCAAAACGTTGCGATTAATACCGATGAAAATGTCGCTATTTTTAGTCTGGAAATGGGTGCTGACCAATTAGTTTCAAGGATGCTTTGTGCAGAAGGTAATATTGATGCACAACGACTGCGAACAGGAAGTCTTCAGGCAGAAGACTGGAGTAAGCTGACAATGGCAATGGGCAGCTTATCTAATGCAGGAATTTATATTGATGACTCACCAGGAATTCGCGTGAGTGAGATTCGTTCAAAATGCCGGCGTTTAAAGCAAGAGCATGGCCTGGGCATGATTGTAATTGATTACTTGCAGCTCATTCAGGGTAGTGCAAATTCGCGCGACAACAGGCAACAAGAGGTTTCAGAAATATCCCGTTCCCTTAAGGGATTGGCCCGTGAATTGAATGTACCGCTTATCGCGTTGTCACAGCTTTCCCGTGGTGTAGAATCACGTCAGGATAAACGGCCAATGATGTCCGACTTGCGTGAATCAGGGAGTATTGAGCAGGATGCCGATATCGTTGGGTTCCTATATCGTGACGATTACTACGATTCTGAATCGGAAAAGCAGAATATAATTGAAATCATCATTTCCAAACAACGTAACGGCCCTGTTGGAAACGTGGAGTTAGCATTTGTAAAAGAATACAATAAATTCGTTGACTTGGATCATCGCTACAGTGAAAGTGATGTTCCACCAGCGCCGGTTCAAGCATAAGTATGTCTCATTTGATGGGGCATACTTTTTTAATGTATGGCTAGTTCGAAGTTCGGCATAGGCGAGCAAGAACGGCCGATAAATCAAAATACGGCCGAGTCTTTAACCGAACATTAATAAATTCAAAACATCCAACGTTCGTATTTAGACTTGACTAATTGACCTGGTATTGATAAAATTACGCTGTTACTTATTAAATGACAAATGATTATACAGTGGAGGTGCGCTATGTCCTCAGTAGTTGTAGTTGGAACACAGTGGGGAGACGAGGGAAAAGGTAAAATTACCGACTTTCTTTCTCAGAATGCAGAAGTAGTTGCTAGATATCAGGGTGGAAATAACGCTGGACATACAATTAAGTTTGATGGAATTACGTACAAATTGCATTTGATCCCATCTGGAATTTTCTTTTCAGACAAAATTTGTGTATTGGGAAATGGAATGGTGATTGACCCGAAAGCGTTTGTTGAAGAGCTTGCATATCTTCAGGAGCGTAACGTTACAGCAGACAACCTGCGAATCAGCAACCGGGCACACATTATTCTTCCGTATCATTTAAAATTAGATATCCTTCAAGAAGAAGAAAAAGGACTTAATAAAATAGGAACAACAAAAAAAGGCATCGGTCCTGCATATATGGACAAGGCTGCCCGTGTGGGTATCCGTGTCGCCGATCTTTTGGATAAAGACACGTTCAGGGCAAAAGTGGAACAAAATGTAAAAGAGAAAAACCGTTTATTTGAAAAAGTATATGAGGTTGAACCGGTAAATGTGGACGAGATTGTTGAAGAGTATTATGAATACGGACAACAGCTTGCCAAGTACGTTGTTGATACATCTGTTGTATTAAATGATGCGCTTGATGACGGCCGTCGTGTGTTATTTGAAGGTGCACAAGGCGTAATGCTTGATATAGATCAGGGAACATATCCTTTTGTTACTTCCTCTAACCCAATCGCGGGTGGCGTAACGATTGGATCCGGTGTTGGACCAACAAAAATCAATCATGTTGTTGGCGTATCAAAAGCATATACAACACGTGTTGGTGATGGTCCATTCCCAACTGAACTGCATGATGGGGTGGGCGATCAAATACGCGAAGTTGGACGTGAATACGGAACAACAACCGGCAGACCGCGTCGTGTAGGCTGGTTTGATAGCGTTGTAGTGAGACATGCTAGACGCGTAAGTGGGATTACCGATCTATCACTTAACTCACTTGATGTATTGACAGGAATTGAAACGTTGAAAATATGTGTTTCCTATAAATATAAAGGCCAGGTCATTAATGAATTCCCAGCCAGCCTTAAAGCTCTTGCTGAGTGTGAACCTGTTTACGAGGAAATGCCTGGATGGACGGAAGATATTACTGGCGTGAAGAGTCTTCATGACCTGCCTGAGAATGCCCGTCATTATTTAGAGCGTATTTCCCAATTAACGGAAATACCACTATCTATTTTCTCGGTGGGACCAGACAGAACACAAACCAATGTTGTACGAAGTGTGTACAGTTCATAATCACATTAAAGAAGATCAGCTCAATTGAGTTGATCTTTTTTAATTGTTACTTAAGCATTTCTTTGTATAGAATAAGACATTTAAGGTAAAGTACGATAAAATGGAGATAAGAATGTCTTAAAAGGATGTGGCTAATGTGAGTCAAAAAATACTAGTGGTAGATGATGAACAACCAATTGCAGATATATTGAAATTCAACTTAGAAAAAGAAGGTTACCAGGTCGTTTGTGCATATGATGGAGACGAAGCAATCGAGCTTGCTGAAATAGAGAAACCGGATTTGGTTTTACTTGATATTATGTTACCGAATAAAGATGGAAATGAAGTATGTCGTGAGATTCGAAAAACACAATCCATGCCAATTATTATGTTAACGGCAAAGGACTCTGAAATTGATAAGGTTCTTGGCCTTGAGCTTGGTGCAGATGATTATGTAACAAAACCGTTCAGTAACCGTGAACTGGTTGCTCGTGTAAAGGCGAATCTGCGTCGTCAACAGGCTGTTCCCGATGATTCCGTGAAAACAACAAAAGATATCGTGATTGGAAGCCTGGTTATTCACCCGGATGCCTATGCAGTAACACGGGATGGTGAACAGGTTGAATTGACACACCGTGAATTTGAACTGCTTCATTATCTTGCAAGACATATCGGGCAAGTTATGACACGGGAACATCTGCTTGAAACAGTATGGGGCTACGACTATTACGGTGATGTTCGAACAGTAGATGTGACAGTTCGCCGTCTGCGTGAAAAAATTGAAGAAAGCCCGAGTAACCCAAATTGGATTGTGACTCGACGAGGTGTTGGGTATTATCTACGTAATCCTGATCAGGGGTAGGTTTGTATGAAGAAAGTAGGCTTTTTTAGATCGATACAATTAAAGTTTATTGTTATTTTTATTTTATTGTTATTAATTGCAATTCAAATTATTGGATCGTACTTTGTTGGTAATTTAGAAGAAAAACTTAAATCCAACTTTATGGATTCAATCAATGACAGGGTTGAGTACTTAAGTTCAAATCTTGAACAAGCCTTTGCCAAGGAACGAATAGAGGGTGAAGAAGGCGTAACCCTTGAGGAAGATGTACAAAGCATTGTAAGTGACGTTGACCCAGCAGATATCACGAGCCTGCAGGTTGTCGATCTGCAAGGCCGGGTTCTTGGGACCAACGATATTTCACTGACGGATTCAGTTGGTAAGAAAACTTCGAATCCGCTTATTCTTGATGTTTTATTATTTGGGACAACAAAAGAAAAAGTTTATTTGGATAGTGAATCAGGGGAAAGAAAATTTGTCAGGTCTGTATCACTTAAAAATAACAGCGGTGAGGTTGTAGGTGCAATATTCTTAGAAGCCTCCATGGCAAGTGTTTATAAACAGCTTGAAAACATAAATCAAATATTCCTGCAAGGCTCCATTTTAGCTGTTACCGTATCGGCATTAATTGGAATATTAATTGCCAGAACCATTACTAAGCCGATTAAAGAAATGCGGCGCCAGGCACAGACAATGGCCAAGGGAGACTTCTCACAAAAGGTAAATGTATATAGCTTGGATGAAATAGGGAATCTCGCAGAAACATTTAATGATTTAAATGATAGATTACGCCATTCACAGGCAACAACGGAGGAAGAACGGCGAAAGTTAAGTTCAGTTCTATCCAATATGTCCGATGGGGTAATTGCAACTGACCATAAGGGCGCGGTTACGTTAATGAACGATGCTGCAGCAAAACTGGTTGAAGAAGATCCAGATGATATCAAAGGCAGATTTTTACTGGATGTCCTGCAGTTAAGCGATAAAATAGTTGATATTTCTGAACTGCAGGATACAGGATCCATGATTATTGACTATAGTGATGAGGATGATATTTTTCTTGTTCGTGCCAATTTCTCGATTATTTCAAATGAATATGAAGAAATTACTGGATTTATTACGGTTATCAGTGATGTTACGGAGCAGGAAAAGGCTGAGCAGGAACGTCGCGAATTCGTTTCTAATGTATCCCATGAACTGAGAACACCGTTAACAACAATGCGCAGTTATATTGAGGCGTTAACTGAGGGCGCCTGGGAAGACAAAGAAATTGCACCGAAATTCCTTGGTGTAACACAAAATGAGACTGAACGAATGATTCGTATGGTCAACGATCTTCTGCAGCTTTCAAAAATGGATCACAAAGAATATGGACTTCATAAAGAACGGACAGATTTTATTAGCTATCTGCATCAAATTATTGATCGATTTGATATGAATGTTTCTGAAAAAATTGATCTTAAACGGGATCTGCCTGGTGGACAGTATTTTGTTTATTTAGATAAAGATAAAATGACACAGGTGCTTGATAACATTATTTCAAATGCTATAAAGTATTCGCCTGATGGCGGTTCGATTCGTTTCAAAGTAGAAAAGCAAAAGTATCAGCTAATCATAAGTATTAA
This Virgibacillus phasianinus DNA region includes the following protein-coding sequences:
- the rplI gene encoding 50S ribosomal protein L9 — translated: MKVIFLKDVKGKGKKGDVKNVSDGYARNYLLKNKLAEEANAGNMKALEAKQRKEDQQEQEEKEEAIALKDKLADLTVELKAKSGDGGRLFGSITSKQIAESLEKNYGYKIDKRKIELDQPIRALGYTTVPVKIIPEVSGSIKVHVSEQ
- the walK gene encoding cell wall metabolism sensor histidine kinase WalK, whose protein sequence is MKKVGFFRSIQLKFIVIFILLLLIAIQIIGSYFVGNLEEKLKSNFMDSINDRVEYLSSNLEQAFAKERIEGEEGVTLEEDVQSIVSDVDPADITSLQVVDLQGRVLGTNDISLTDSVGKKTSNPLILDVLLFGTTKEKVYLDSESGERKFVRSVSLKNNSGEVVGAIFLEASMASVYKQLENINQIFLQGSILAVTVSALIGILIARTITKPIKEMRRQAQTMAKGDFSQKVNVYSLDEIGNLAETFNDLNDRLRHSQATTEEERRKLSSVLSNMSDGVIATDHKGAVTLMNDAAAKLVEEDPDDIKGRFLLDVLQLSDKIVDISELQDTGSMIIDYSDEDDIFLVRANFSIISNEYEEITGFITVISDVTEQEKAEQERREFVSNVSHELRTPLTTMRSYIEALTEGAWEDKEIAPKFLGVTQNETERMIRMVNDLLQLSKMDHKEYGLHKERTDFISYLHQIIDRFDMNVSEKIDLKRDLPGGQYFVYLDKDKMTQVLDNIISNAIKYSPDGGSIRFKVEKQKYQLIISIKDDGPGIAYEKLDKIFERFYRADKARNRKVGGTGLGLAIAKELVEAHHGRIWAKSKEGKGTTILFTLPLMNQKRRNIS
- the dnaB gene encoding replicative DNA helicase, whose translation is MSDTWNDRTPPHNIEAEQAVIGAIFLEPEAFSSASELLLPEDFYRASHQRIYETMMRLSDKGEPIDLVTVTTALSNAKTLDEVGGVSYLTDIAGSVPTAANIGYYSKIVEEKSVLRRLIRTATDIVTSGFSKEDEIEDVLNDAEKNILEVSHRKNSGAFQAIKDVLIDVYDNIEKLHHQDADLTGVPSGFRDLDRLTSGFQRNDLIIIAARPSVGKTAFALNIAQNVAINTDENVAIFSLEMGADQLVSRMLCAEGNIDAQRLRTGSLQAEDWSKLTMAMGSLSNAGIYIDDSPGIRVSEIRSKCRRLKQEHGLGMIVIDYLQLIQGSANSRDNRQQEVSEISRSLKGLARELNVPLIALSQLSRGVESRQDKRPMMSDLRESGSIEQDADIVGFLYRDDYYDSESEKQNIIEIIISKQRNGPVGNVELAFVKEYNKFVDLDHRYSESDVPPAPVQA
- a CDS encoding adenylosuccinate synthase → MSSVVVVGTQWGDEGKGKITDFLSQNAEVVARYQGGNNAGHTIKFDGITYKLHLIPSGIFFSDKICVLGNGMVIDPKAFVEELAYLQERNVTADNLRISNRAHIILPYHLKLDILQEEEKGLNKIGTTKKGIGPAYMDKAARVGIRVADLLDKDTFRAKVEQNVKEKNRLFEKVYEVEPVNVDEIVEEYYEYGQQLAKYVVDTSVVLNDALDDGRRVLFEGAQGVMLDIDQGTYPFVTSSNPIAGGVTIGSGVGPTKINHVVGVSKAYTTRVGDGPFPTELHDGVGDQIREVGREYGTTTGRPRRVGWFDSVVVRHARRVSGITDLSLNSLDVLTGIETLKICVSYKYKGQVINEFPASLKALAECEPVYEEMPGWTEDITGVKSLHDLPENARHYLERISQLTEIPLSIFSVGPDRTQTNVVRSVYSS
- a CDS encoding DHH family phosphoesterase; this encodes MPDMQNKPKLSGHLWMIYILSVVLLGFIWYFQWIIGLIMTIILIGSFYYSIRTEKSLMNQTEEYISTLSHRVRKVGEEALLEMPIGIVLFNEAYYIEWANPYMNRFAAEDTLVGKSLNLLSEELIPMIKENKSEIWFQLEGYEFQTSIKKEERLLYLFDRTTQTEIQQLYHNEQTTLSIIFLDNYEEITQNMDDTIKSQLNSKVTSILNNWAHENGMYLKRTSQERFVAVGTKEILDQLEKSKFDILDEVRELNAEQNIPLTLSIGIGLGSLDLPSLGELAQSSLDLALGRGGDQVAIKDDTGKVRFYGGKTNPMEKRTRVRARVISHALKELVKESDNVIIMGHKSPDMDSIGAAIGILNIAKTNGVDGYIVFDPDDVSTGVYRLVDAIREEESLWQHFVNPEEAESIITSRSLVVVVDTHKPALVSNERLLNKTEYKVVIDHHRRAEEFIENPTLVYMEPYASSTAELVTELLEYQPKTLKLKMLEATALLAGIIVDTKSFTLRTGSRTFDAASYLRSKGADTILVQQFMKEDLDVFIKRSKLIERAKVYHDSIAISKGQHGEEYGQVLIAQAADTLLTMSGINASFVISERSDGKIGISARSLGDVNVQVIMEGMNGGGHLTNAATQIEDTTIEDAELLLRDILDEYLEGGDTQ
- the yycF gene encoding response regulator YycF; this encodes MSQKILVVDDEQPIADILKFNLEKEGYQVVCAYDGDEAIELAEIEKPDLVLLDIMLPNKDGNEVCREIRKTQSMPIIMLTAKDSEIDKVLGLELGADDYVTKPFSNRELVARVKANLRRQQAVPDDSVKTTKDIVIGSLVIHPDAYAVTRDGEQVELTHREFELLHYLARHIGQVMTREHLLETVWGYDYYGDVRTVDVTVRRLREKIEESPSNPNWIVTRRGVGYYLRNPDQG